A stretch of the Teretinema zuelzerae genome encodes the following:
- the rpsF gene encoding 30S ribosomal protein S6 produces MRKYELMVVFPIEEDQFKPGIEAVKKTLTDFGAQIAGEDPYGDRDLTYEVKGRTRGRYVLFTLNASPEKIVEMDRQFKLNTNLLTFLFVKVEE; encoded by the coding sequence ATGAGAAAGTATGAACTAATGGTCGTATTCCCGATTGAGGAAGACCAGTTCAAACCCGGAATCGAAGCGGTAAAGAAAACCCTGACTGATTTCGGCGCGCAGATCGCAGGAGAAGATCCCTATGGAGATAGGGATCTTACCTATGAAGTCAAGGGAAGAACCAGAGGGCGGTATGTTCTGTTCACCCTCAACGCATCCCCCGAGAAGATCGTTGAAATGGATAGGCAGTTTAAGTTGAATACCAACCTGCTTACATTCCTTTTCGTTAAAGTAGAAGAATAA
- the ssb gene encoding single-stranded DNA-binding protein — protein MADVNHVVLIGRLTRDAELKYTSGGMAVCKFALAVNKRRKQGEQWVDEANFFDIVLWGRSGETLNQYLVKGKQVAVEGELHQNRWEQEGQSRSKVEIMANNVQLLGGGPGGSGASGSMSGGASGGYSNSLGAQGGSGSSDASWQKRPNAPSRPVQDMDDSIPPDFPDDIPF, from the coding sequence GTGGCTGACGTAAATCACGTAGTGTTAATCGGACGGCTTACCCGCGATGCAGAGTTGAAATATACTTCCGGGGGAATGGCTGTCTGTAAATTCGCTTTAGCGGTGAATAAACGACGGAAACAGGGTGAGCAATGGGTTGATGAAGCTAATTTCTTCGATATCGTCCTGTGGGGTCGGTCCGGAGAAACGTTGAATCAATATCTGGTTAAGGGGAAGCAAGTCGCAGTAGAAGGCGAATTGCACCAGAATCGATGGGAACAGGAAGGGCAAAGCCGCAGCAAGGTTGAAATCATGGCCAACAATGTTCAGCTTCTGGGCGGCGGTCCCGGCGGATCGGGGGCTTCCGGCTCCATGTCCGGCGGAGCTTCCGGCGGTTATTCCAATTCCTTGGGCGCTCAGGGCGGCTCAGGGTCTTCAGATGCTTCATGGCAGAAAAGACCGAACGCGCCTTCGCGTCCTGTTCAGGATATGGATGATTCGATTCCCCCTGATTTCCCCGACGATATTCCATTTTAA
- the rpsR gene encoding 30S ribosomal protein S18, which yields MSDEKMRDMDNDMPMQDAMRDSDDRGSGRRGKVFFRKKVCRFCTQKSKIDYKDSDGLRRYTTERGKILPRRITGTCAKHQRRLAVEIKRARALAMLPYVVS from the coding sequence ATGTCTGATGAAAAGATGAGAGATATGGATAATGATATGCCGATGCAGGATGCCATGCGCGATTCCGACGACCGCGGCAGCGGTCGCAGGGGCAAGGTGTTTTTCCGCAAGAAGGTGTGCCGTTTCTGCACCCAGAAATCGAAAATCGATTATAAGGATTCCGACGGTCTCCGCAGATACACCACCGAGCGGGGCAAGATTCTTCCCCGCCGCATCACCGGAACCTGCGCCAAGCATCAGCGACGCCTTGCTGTCGAGATCAAGCGCGCACGCGCTCTCGCCATGCTTCCGTACGTCGTAAGCTGA
- the rplI gene encoding 50S ribosomal protein L9 translates to MKVILNKDVKHLGEEGDVKDVANGYARNYLFPRELALPCNDMTLAFFESRKAEIEAKKAEKRATAASLKDKLEALAITLVMPAGNNGKLYGAVTNQTIADELIKLGFEIERKRIELPGLTFKSVGKYTVTVKLYESATATLQVVVEAQPHAESSSSKPVRQERHSRRHEDAAPEAAPETAADAE, encoded by the coding sequence ATGAAAGTAATCCTCAACAAGGATGTAAAGCACCTCGGAGAAGAGGGCGATGTTAAGGACGTAGCCAACGGATACGCCCGGAACTATCTGTTCCCCCGCGAACTGGCCCTTCCATGCAACGACATGACTCTCGCGTTTTTCGAATCCCGCAAAGCGGAAATCGAAGCGAAGAAAGCTGAAAAGCGCGCAACCGCAGCCAGCCTCAAAGACAAGCTTGAAGCTCTCGCTATCACCCTCGTCATGCCGGCCGGAAACAACGGAAAGCTGTACGGAGCCGTCACGAATCAGACAATTGCCGACGAACTCATCAAACTCGGTTTCGAGATTGAAAGGAAGCGCATTGAGCTTCCCGGTCTTACTTTCAAGAGCGTCGGAAAATATACTGTTACCGTCAAGCTGTATGAAAGCGCCACGGCTACCCTCCAGGTCGTCGTCGAAGCTCAGCCGCATGCTGAATCTTCTTCGTCCAAACCTGTACGCCAGGAACGCCATAGCCGCCGCCATGAGGACGCCGCTCCCGAAGCTGCTCCCGAAACCGCTGCAGACGCAGAGTAA